A single genomic interval of Arthrobacter methylotrophus harbors:
- the dop gene encoding depupylase/deamidase Dop, with the protein MRVMGSETEYGIHAPSAPGANATMMSARIIQAYANLTRQRAAGGAETRWDYTDEEPLHDARGWTVERSAADPSQLTDRPPVLDAEAVALAYGRQELEADGSDESGSLLMNMVLGNGARLYVDHAHPEYSSPEVTNPRDIVAWDAAGDLVALAAVRRVAADPDLPAINLYKNNTDNKSVSYGSHENYLMPRSVPFGEIVRGLTPFFVTRQVICGAGRLGKGQDGSKAGFQISQRADFFEAEVGLETTIRRPIINTRDEPHATADKYRRLHVIIGDANLSQVSNYLKFGTTALVLSLIEAGQAPKIEVHEPVAGLQAISHDTSLTATIRLLDGRRVTALDIQWMYYEAAAKLAQETGVSDAFSGDGHTRDVLERWESTLGLLGNNPAGAASSVEWLAKMSLLEGYRNRDGLEWNDARLGLVDLQWSDVRPEKGLYYRLLSRDRMQTIVDDAAISRAVVEPPSDTRAYFRGKCVSSFGKDVVGASWDSVIFDVPGIGKLQRVPTREPLRGTEALTGQLFRKHATAGAFLRELLGLDPAPPTRTGSP; encoded by the coding sequence ATGCGGGTCATGGGTTCGGAAACTGAATACGGTATCCATGCGCCCTCCGCCCCGGGGGCGAATGCCACAATGATGTCCGCGCGCATCATCCAGGCCTACGCCAACCTGACCCGGCAGCGGGCGGCGGGGGGTGCTGAAACCCGGTGGGACTATACCGACGAAGAACCCCTGCATGATGCTCGTGGCTGGACAGTGGAGCGTAGTGCCGCCGATCCCAGCCAGCTGACCGACAGGCCTCCGGTGCTCGACGCCGAGGCCGTTGCCCTTGCATATGGGCGGCAGGAACTCGAAGCCGACGGCAGCGACGAATCTGGCTCGCTGCTGATGAACATGGTCCTCGGCAACGGGGCGCGCCTGTATGTGGACCACGCCCACCCCGAATACTCCAGTCCCGAGGTCACGAATCCTCGCGACATCGTTGCGTGGGATGCAGCTGGCGACCTCGTCGCCTTGGCCGCCGTCCGGAGAGTGGCAGCAGATCCTGATTTGCCGGCCATCAACTTGTACAAAAACAACACTGACAATAAATCGGTGTCTTACGGCTCCCATGAGAACTACCTCATGCCCCGATCGGTGCCTTTCGGGGAGATCGTCCGGGGCTTGACGCCGTTCTTCGTCACTCGCCAAGTCATCTGCGGGGCCGGCCGACTTGGCAAGGGCCAAGACGGTTCGAAGGCCGGATTCCAGATCAGTCAGCGCGCGGACTTCTTCGAAGCAGAGGTGGGACTCGAAACCACCATCAGGCGTCCCATCATCAATACCCGTGATGAACCGCACGCCACGGCGGACAAGTACCGGCGTCTGCACGTCATCATCGGCGACGCCAACCTGAGCCAAGTGTCCAATTATCTGAAGTTCGGTACCACGGCCTTGGTCTTGAGCCTTATCGAAGCCGGCCAAGCTCCGAAGATCGAAGTGCACGAGCCCGTGGCGGGCCTCCAGGCAATCAGCCACGACACCTCACTGACGGCCACGATCAGGCTTCTCGATGGACGCCGCGTAACAGCGCTGGATATCCAGTGGATGTACTACGAGGCCGCAGCCAAACTTGCCCAGGAAACCGGGGTTTCCGACGCCTTCAGTGGGGACGGCCACACCCGGGATGTCTTGGAACGGTGGGAGTCAACGTTGGGGCTTTTGGGGAACAATCCGGCAGGTGCCGCGTCTTCCGTCGAATGGCTCGCCAAGATGTCCCTCTTGGAGGGCTACCGCAACCGTGATGGATTGGAATGGAACGACGCCCGCCTGGGACTTGTTGATTTGCAATGGTCCGACGTCAGACCCGAAAAGGGCCTTTACTATCGCCTGCTTTCCCGTGACCGGATGCAGACGATCGTCGACGACGCCGCCATCAGCCGGGCGGTCGTCGAGCCGCCATCGGACACGCGGGCATATTTCCGCGGGAAGTGTGTTTCCAGTTTCGGCAAGGACGTGGTCGGTGCCAGCTGGGATTCGGTCATCTTCGACGTTCCCGGCATCGGCAAACTCCAGAGGGTGCCCACACGGGAGCCCCTCCGCGGAACAGAAGCACTCACTGGCCAGCTCTTTCGAAAGCACGCCACCGCTGGTGCATTCCTTCGGGAATTGCTCGGCCTGGACCCGGCGCCGCCCACCCGAACGGGCAGCCCATGA
- a CDS encoding ubiquitin-like protein Pup, protein MATQEQQQPQSRDAETEADVPEAPPAAPEAQASVATQGVDDLLDEIDGVLESNAEEFVRAFVQKGGQ, encoded by the coding sequence ATGGCAACCCAGGAGCAGCAGCAACCGCAGTCCCGCGACGCTGAGACCGAGGCTGACGTCCCCGAGGCCCCGCCCGCAGCGCCGGAGGCCCAGGCTTCAGTCGCCACGCAAGGCGTGGACGATCTCCTCGACGAAATCGACGGCGTCCTCGAATCGAACGCCGAAGAGTTCGTTCGGGCATTTGTGCAAAAGGGTGGCCAGTAA
- the prcB gene encoding proteasome subunit beta, which yields MQDPAAGHLATQATSSFTEHLQRSRPELLPFNQVLPAGQIPPVPHATTIVALSYPGGVLMAGDRRATMGNVIASRHIEKVFPADEYSVLGIAGTAGLALDITRLFQVELEHYEKIEGTLLSLDGKANRLGAMIRGNLPMAMQGLAVIPLFAGFDQAAGVGRLFSYDVTGGRYEELEHHSVGSGSVFARGALKKLWRPNLTEDGAVAVAVEALYDAADDDSATGGPDPVRQLWPVVYTVNRAGARRVPERELAAIAGSIVESRAVAGREA from the coding sequence ATGCAGGATCCAGCAGCCGGCCACCTGGCCACCCAAGCAACGTCTTCGTTCACAGAGCACCTGCAACGCTCCAGGCCTGAACTTCTCCCCTTCAACCAAGTGCTGCCCGCGGGACAGATTCCGCCAGTGCCCCACGCCACAACCATCGTCGCCCTGAGCTATCCTGGCGGCGTCCTGATGGCGGGCGATCGACGCGCCACTATGGGGAATGTCATTGCCAGCAGGCACATTGAGAAGGTCTTCCCTGCCGACGAATACTCCGTCCTGGGCATAGCCGGCACGGCGGGCCTTGCCCTCGATATCACCCGCTTGTTCCAGGTGGAACTTGAACACTACGAGAAGATCGAAGGCACCCTGCTGAGCCTGGACGGCAAAGCCAACCGGCTTGGAGCCATGATCCGGGGAAACCTCCCGATGGCCATGCAAGGGCTCGCGGTGATTCCGCTTTTCGCGGGCTTCGACCAGGCAGCCGGCGTGGGACGGCTGTTTTCCTACGACGTCACAGGCGGACGATACGAGGAATTGGAGCACCACTCGGTGGGTTCCGGTTCCGTCTTCGCCCGGGGTGCCTTGAAGAAACTGTGGCGGCCGAACCTCACCGAAGACGGGGCCGTGGCCGTCGCAGTGGAAGCCCTCTACGACGCGGCTGACGACGACTCTGCCACAGGTGGCCCGGATCCCGTCCGTCAACTCTGGCCGGTGGTATACACCGTCAATCGCGCCGGCGCCCGCCGGGTGCCCGAACGCGAGTTGGCGGCGATCGCCGGATCCATCGTTGAATCGCGCGCAGTTGCCGGACGGGAGGCTTGA
- the prcA gene encoding proteasome subunit alpha, producing the protein MTQQFYVSPEQLMKDRADFARKGIARGRSVVVISCADGIALVAENPSPSLHKIGEIYDKIAFAAVGKYNEFESLRQAGVRYADVRGYSYDREDVTARGLASVYAQSLGAVFTAEQKPFEVELAVAEVGHTQADDHLYRLTFDGSIADENGFVVMGGLAEQVAETVAGGWKDDLDLAGALRLAVKALATDKEVDALPGTAVEAAVLDRSPESGRGSRRAFRRLRAEEITQLLAGEA; encoded by the coding sequence ATGACCCAGCAGTTTTATGTTTCGCCCGAGCAGCTTATGAAGGACCGCGCAGACTTCGCGCGGAAAGGCATCGCCCGCGGCCGCTCCGTCGTCGTGATCAGCTGCGCGGACGGCATCGCCTTGGTGGCAGAAAACCCGTCACCGTCCCTGCATAAGATCGGCGAGATCTACGACAAGATCGCCTTCGCCGCGGTGGGGAAGTACAACGAGTTTGAGAGTCTTCGGCAGGCAGGCGTCCGTTACGCCGACGTCCGCGGCTATTCCTACGATCGCGAGGACGTCACGGCCCGCGGGCTCGCGAGCGTCTATGCGCAGAGCCTTGGCGCCGTCTTCACCGCGGAGCAAAAGCCGTTTGAAGTGGAGCTTGCAGTGGCGGAGGTGGGGCACACCCAGGCCGATGATCATCTGTATCGGCTGACCTTTGACGGTTCCATAGCCGACGAGAACGGCTTTGTGGTCATGGGGGGCCTCGCAGAACAAGTAGCTGAGACCGTCGCAGGTGGCTGGAAAGACGATCTTGACCTGGCGGGTGCCCTTCGTCTGGCGGTCAAGGCGCTGGCCACGGACAAAGAGGTGGACGCACTGCCCGGAACCGCCGTCGAAGCTGCAGTGTTGGACCGTAGCCCGGAAAGTGGGCGCGGATCCCGGCGGGCGTTCCGCAGGCTCCGCGCGGAAGAAATCACGCAGCTGCTTGCAGGGGAGGCCTGA
- the pafA gene encoding Pup--protein ligase, whose translation MDKRIFGIETEFGISYSSPDSRPLAPEEVARYLFRKVVSWGRSSNVFLTNGSRLYLDVGSHPEYATAECDDLAQLIAHDRAGELILDDLVDEAQGRLAAEGFNGTVYLFKNNTDSAGNSYGSHENYLIPRRGEFSRLAEILIPFLVTRQLIAGAGKVLKTPHGATFAFSQRADHIWEGVSSATTRSRPIINTRDEPHADAEFFRRLHVIVGDSNMSETTALLKVGTVDLLLRMVEAGVIMRDMRMENPIRSIREISHDLSGKALVRLANGRQLTALDIQREYLAKVSAFVASNGAHNPHVPLILDLWERTLDAIDSGDTSGIDTEVDWAIKKKLMDGYMRRHGLGLDSPRIAQLDLTYHDISRKRGLFFLIQSRGAARRIVADTDIKDAVDAPPQTTRAKLRGDFVRRAQELGRDYTVDWVHLKLNDRAHQTILCKDPFRSVDERVDALLDSMG comes from the coding sequence ATGGACAAGAGAATATTCGGGATTGAAACCGAGTTCGGTATTTCGTATTCGAGCCCGGACTCACGGCCCCTGGCCCCGGAGGAAGTCGCCAGGTACCTTTTTCGGAAGGTTGTGAGCTGGGGGCGTTCCTCCAACGTCTTTCTCACCAATGGCTCGCGGCTGTACCTCGACGTCGGCTCGCACCCGGAATACGCCACAGCAGAATGTGACGACCTCGCCCAGCTGATCGCGCACGACCGTGCTGGTGAACTGATTCTCGATGACCTGGTGGATGAGGCGCAGGGCCGCCTCGCGGCGGAGGGATTCAACGGAACGGTCTATTTGTTCAAGAACAACACCGATTCCGCCGGCAATTCCTATGGCAGCCACGAAAACTACCTGATTCCCCGGCGCGGTGAGTTCTCGCGGCTCGCGGAGATCCTCATTCCGTTCCTCGTCACCCGGCAGTTGATCGCTGGTGCGGGCAAGGTTCTGAAGACGCCGCACGGGGCTACCTTCGCGTTTTCCCAACGGGCGGACCATATCTGGGAAGGCGTATCTTCGGCAACGACGAGATCCCGGCCGATCATCAACACCCGTGACGAGCCGCACGCCGACGCCGAGTTCTTCCGTCGGCTGCACGTGATCGTTGGCGATTCCAATATGTCCGAGACCACCGCCTTGCTGAAGGTGGGGACGGTAGACCTTCTCCTGCGGATGGTCGAGGCCGGAGTCATCATGCGGGACATGCGCATGGAGAATCCCATCCGCAGCATCCGTGAAATCTCCCACGACCTGAGCGGCAAAGCCCTGGTGCGGCTCGCCAATGGGAGGCAATTGACGGCCCTGGATATCCAGCGTGAGTACCTCGCGAAGGTCAGCGCCTTTGTAGCATCAAACGGAGCCCATAACCCGCACGTTCCACTTATCCTGGATCTGTGGGAACGGACGCTGGACGCCATCGATAGCGGAGACACCAGCGGAATCGACACCGAAGTGGACTGGGCCATCAAGAAGAAACTGATGGATGGGTATATGCGTCGTCATGGACTGGGCCTCGATTCCCCGAGGATCGCGCAGCTGGATCTCACATATCACGACATATCGCGCAAGCGCGGGCTCTTCTTCCTGATCCAGTCCCGCGGCGCGGCCCGGCGCATCGTAGCCGACACGGACATCAAGGATGCCGTCGACGCGCCGCCGCAGACCACCCGCGCAAAACTCCGTGGCGACTTCGTCCGGCGCGCCCAGGAACTCGGCCGCGACTACACGGTGGACTGGGTCCATTTGAAACTGAACGACCGCGCCCACCAGACTATCTTGTGCAAAGATCCCTTCCGCAGCGTCGACGAGCGAGTGGATGCCTTGCTGGACTCGATGGGCTGA
- a CDS encoding FKBP-type peptidyl-prolyl cis-trans isomerase has translation MRRLLAMLIPGLLLLTACGGSPATTATPEPTSQSAGDVAKLDSLKVSDNGDKKAPGLDFTKPLDVTQQTIKLVTDGTGDKVKAGQVAQITYIAVDGHDGKTLEDTFPTGSQPVELNDQLKTNSAVLYNALVGAKVGADIAFAVPGTAASAEAAATSSQLVVFKITGVKDAVKPLDKPEGDTVTPPAGLPTVKVDDKGVPQISVDGAKAPQALVSQDLIKGKGAVVKETDTLTVNYVGVTLADGKKFDSSYDKGQTASFALNGVIKGWTQGLTGKTVGSRVLLVIPKSLAYGDGAAAQGQPTGDLVFVVDILGAQ, from the coding sequence GTGCGACGTCTACTAGCAATGCTCATACCCGGCCTTTTGCTGCTCACCGCCTGCGGCGGAAGCCCGGCAACAACTGCAACCCCGGAGCCCACCAGTCAGTCCGCTGGTGATGTCGCCAAGCTGGATTCCCTCAAGGTCTCCGATAATGGTGACAAGAAGGCACCCGGCCTGGACTTCACCAAGCCGTTGGATGTAACTCAGCAAACCATCAAATTGGTCACCGACGGGACCGGCGACAAAGTGAAGGCCGGCCAGGTAGCGCAGATCACCTACATTGCCGTCGACGGCCATGACGGCAAGACCCTCGAAGACACTTTCCCGACCGGCTCCCAGCCCGTCGAATTGAACGATCAACTCAAAACGAACAGCGCTGTGCTTTACAACGCGCTGGTCGGCGCGAAGGTGGGCGCTGACATCGCTTTCGCCGTCCCCGGAACCGCAGCGTCGGCTGAAGCAGCGGCGACGTCATCCCAGCTGGTGGTCTTCAAGATCACTGGTGTCAAGGACGCAGTCAAGCCCCTGGACAAGCCCGAGGGCGATACCGTCACTCCGCCCGCCGGCCTCCCCACTGTCAAGGTCGACGACAAGGGAGTTCCGCAGATTTCCGTTGACGGCGCGAAGGCCCCGCAGGCCCTCGTCTCCCAGGACCTCATCAAGGGGAAGGGCGCGGTCGTCAAGGAAACGGACACCCTGACGGTCAACTACGTCGGCGTCACCTTGGCTGACGGCAAGAAGTTCGACTCCAGCTACGACAAGGGCCAGACCGCCAGCTTCGCGCTGAACGGCGTCATCAAGGGCTGGACGCAAGGCCTGACGGGCAAGACCGTCGGCTCCCGTGTCCTCCTGGTTATCCCCAAGAGCCTCGCATATGGCGACGGGGCGGCAGCCCAGGGCCAGCCCACGGGCGACCTCGTCTTCGTCGTGGACATCCTGGGCGCTCAGTAA
- a CDS encoding FKBP-type peptidyl-prolyl cis-trans isomerase — MSFGQRDYDRTKPEIDFPEGDVPTELVIEDIIVGDGAEAQTGDTVSTHYVGVAWSTGEEFDASWGRGAPLDFRVGVGQVIQGWDKGLLGMKVGGRRRLEIPSELAYGSRGAGASIKPNEALIFVVDLVAVR; from the coding sequence ATGTCATTTGGTCAGCGTGATTACGATCGCACTAAGCCGGAGATCGATTTCCCGGAGGGCGACGTCCCGACGGAACTCGTGATCGAGGACATCATCGTCGGTGACGGCGCCGAGGCCCAGACCGGCGACACCGTCTCCACCCACTACGTCGGCGTTGCATGGTCCACTGGGGAGGAATTCGACGCATCCTGGGGCCGAGGCGCACCGCTGGACTTCCGCGTCGGTGTCGGCCAGGTCATCCAGGGCTGGGACAAGGGACTGCTTGGCATGAAGGTCGGTGGCCGCCGTCGCCTGGAGATTCCCTCCGAGCTTGCCTACGGCTCCCGTGGCGCGGGTGCGTCCATCAAGCCCAACGAAGCGCTGATCTTCGTCGTTGACCTTGTGGCTGTCCGCTAG
- a CDS encoding helix-turn-helix transcriptional regulator: MSASRTERLLNLLIALLNTKYGLSRAVLRDKVYHDAGDNDIAFGRMFERDKSDLKQFGFDIETLLDHGFGSDDPASTRYRIGKESNRLPDVHLTPAEGTVLLLAAQLWERAALGSAAASALRKLQASGDLADVELPAGVQPRIKPAGQAFDDIILAMNGRHPVSFGYRAASTGKDERRLVEPWGLGSRFGQWYLVGYDRGREAKRFFRLSRMTSDVHVETGYHCEIPAGFNTRTELDSLSELPLQEAHLEVAEGRLLGLRKRAAREAGARVAGCPPDGRDRLSVPFRDSDLLAEELASYGPHVRVVGPPELRDAVVRRLEGAATFASRPAVEVRFPDAGPAPRARKRTSEDQLNRMLQLVPFLVHNQGLPIQDVADRFGISRKELLEDLKILICSGRPEGYPDDLFDIDWENEHVYIREHLELNRPVRFSVDEACALLTGLATLGGLPAQAGMSEEEQSGALESVTLKLTGAAGESGRLAAAVAGPPVAPADAESFDTITRAIEAGRQLRLRYLSPRRDSVSERDVDPFRLYSLDNTWYFEAYCHSKAGLRNFRLDRIEEIAPNGRPVSRSGNAEEGVPVKLYTPNDDDVVVVLELTRQGAGLADDYYAERTAVLPEGGLLAEVRFGNADWLPMFVAQHGGAVRILQPAELADVSAAWVASALAQYKQ; encoded by the coding sequence GTGTCCGCATCACGTACCGAACGACTCCTGAACCTGCTGATCGCCCTTCTGAACACGAAGTACGGGCTGTCCCGGGCCGTTCTGAGGGACAAGGTCTACCACGACGCCGGTGACAACGACATTGCTTTCGGACGCATGTTTGAACGCGACAAGTCTGACTTGAAGCAGTTTGGCTTCGACATTGAAACACTCCTTGACCATGGGTTTGGCTCGGACGATCCCGCGTCGACGCGCTACCGCATCGGCAAGGAATCCAACCGCCTGCCGGACGTGCATCTGACGCCCGCGGAGGGAACAGTGCTGCTCCTTGCGGCGCAGTTGTGGGAACGGGCCGCCTTAGGCTCCGCTGCGGCAAGCGCGCTGCGTAAGCTGCAGGCTTCCGGCGACCTTGCCGACGTCGAGCTTCCAGCAGGCGTCCAGCCCCGCATCAAGCCGGCAGGCCAGGCGTTTGACGACATCATCCTGGCCATGAACGGCCGGCACCCTGTAAGTTTCGGCTACCGGGCGGCGAGCACAGGCAAGGACGAACGCCGCCTTGTGGAGCCCTGGGGCCTCGGGAGCCGCTTCGGGCAGTGGTACCTGGTGGGGTACGACCGGGGGCGGGAGGCGAAACGCTTCTTTAGGCTGTCCCGGATGACGAGCGATGTTCATGTCGAAACCGGGTATCACTGCGAGATTCCTGCGGGCTTCAATACACGCACAGAACTGGACAGCCTGAGCGAACTGCCCTTGCAGGAGGCCCACCTCGAAGTCGCCGAAGGCCGTTTGCTGGGCCTCCGCAAGCGTGCGGCGAGAGAGGCGGGTGCCAGGGTGGCGGGCTGCCCGCCGGATGGCAGGGATCGCCTCTCCGTGCCGTTCCGGGACAGTGACTTGCTTGCTGAAGAACTGGCGTCCTACGGTCCCCACGTTCGCGTGGTGGGGCCTCCCGAGTTGCGTGACGCCGTCGTCCGGAGGCTTGAAGGTGCTGCCACATTCGCCTCGCGTCCCGCCGTCGAAGTCCGCTTTCCCGACGCCGGCCCGGCACCCCGGGCGCGTAAGCGAACCTCGGAGGACCAACTCAACCGTATGCTGCAGTTGGTCCCTTTCCTTGTCCACAACCAGGGCCTGCCCATCCAGGACGTGGCGGACCGCTTCGGTATCAGCCGCAAGGAACTTCTCGAGGACCTGAAGATCCTGATCTGCTCCGGCCGCCCGGAAGGGTATCCGGATGACCTGTTCGACATCGATTGGGAAAACGAACACGTCTATATCCGGGAGCACCTCGAACTCAATCGGCCCGTCCGATTCAGCGTTGATGAAGCCTGCGCGCTGCTGACCGGCCTCGCCACCCTGGGCGGACTTCCCGCCCAGGCGGGAATGTCGGAAGAGGAACAAAGCGGGGCACTGGAGTCCGTGACGCTGAAACTCACGGGCGCGGCGGGGGAGTCCGGCCGTTTGGCGGCGGCCGTCGCCGGACCGCCAGTCGCCCCTGCCGACGCCGAGTCGTTCGACACCATCACCCGGGCGATTGAAGCGGGGCGCCAACTGCGTCTTCGCTACCTGTCGCCCCGGCGTGATTCGGTTTCCGAACGGGACGTGGACCCTTTTCGGCTCTATTCGCTCGACAACACCTGGTATTTCGAGGCGTACTGCCACAGCAAAGCCGGGCTGCGGAACTTCCGCCTGGACCGCATCGAGGAGATTGCGCCCAACGGACGGCCGGTTTCCAGGAGCGGTAACGCCGAGGAAGGCGTTCCCGTGAAGTTGTACACCCCCAATGACGACGACGTCGTCGTCGTCCTCGAATTGACCCGGCAAGGCGCCGGGCTGGCCGACGACTACTATGCGGAACGGACCGCCGTGCTTCCGGAAGGCGGCCTGCTCGCCGAGGTTCGATTCGGAAACGCGGACTGGTTGCCGATGTTTGTTGCCCAGCACGGTGGAGCGGTCCGAATCCTGCAGCCCGCCGAACTGGCTGACGTGTCTGCGGCATGGGTCGCTTCCGCACTTGCGCAGTACAAGCAATGA
- the tatA gene encoding Sec-independent protein translocase subunit TatA encodes MGRLFDGPWPIVIIIIVALLLFAAPKLPSMARALGQSMRIIKSEVKEMKNDGKPTAKDDSDPVEGKVVNHPEANKSGNDTDVPPASRS; translated from the coding sequence GTGGGACGACTATTTGATGGCCCTTGGCCAATTGTCATTATCATCATCGTGGCCTTGCTGCTGTTTGCCGCACCCAAGCTGCCTTCCATGGCCCGTGCCCTGGGCCAGTCGATGCGCATCATCAAGTCCGAAGTCAAGGAAATGAAGAACGACGGCAAGCCGACGGCCAAGGACGACTCGGACCCCGTTGAAGGCAAAGTGGTCAACCACCCCGAAGCCAACAAGAGCGGCAACGACACCGACGTTCCGCCCGCAAGCCGTAGCTAA
- the tatC gene encoding twin-arginine translocase subunit TatC, translating to MALLDHLRELKNRLIKSAVGVLLGAVAGWFLYEPVVNSLSDPLVKIAQETKRTAVLNFASVADPFDFKLRIAIQIGLVISSPIWIYQVWAFITPGLTKKERRYTLGYMAAAVPLFLIGVYVAWTVIPNVVRALLQFTPQNGANNIDASQYLTFATHMLLFLGIAFLVPVVLVGVNMAGILSGRTILKAWRITVFLVFVLAAVAAPGADALSMFMLAGPLLVLFFAAIGLCMLNDKRRARRQAKVTAETEATADVATPASDLENL from the coding sequence ATGGCGCTCCTAGACCACCTGAGGGAGCTCAAGAATCGGCTGATCAAATCTGCCGTCGGCGTGCTGCTAGGCGCCGTGGCAGGGTGGTTCCTTTATGAGCCGGTGGTGAACAGCCTGTCGGATCCGCTGGTCAAGATCGCCCAGGAGACCAAGAGGACCGCGGTCCTGAATTTCGCGAGCGTGGCGGATCCGTTCGACTTCAAGCTCCGTATCGCCATCCAAATCGGTTTGGTGATCTCCAGCCCGATCTGGATCTACCAGGTGTGGGCATTCATCACGCCCGGCCTGACCAAGAAGGAGCGTCGCTACACGCTCGGCTACATGGCCGCTGCGGTGCCGTTGTTCCTCATTGGCGTGTACGTTGCTTGGACGGTCATCCCTAACGTCGTGCGCGCCTTGCTGCAGTTCACGCCCCAAAATGGGGCCAACAACATCGACGCATCTCAATACTTGACGTTTGCCACGCACATGCTTCTTTTCCTCGGCATCGCATTCCTGGTACCTGTGGTGTTGGTCGGTGTCAACATGGCAGGCATTTTGAGCGGCAGGACCATCCTCAAGGCTTGGCGCATCACGGTCTTCCTCGTGTTCGTCCTGGCGGCCGTTGCCGCCCCTGGCGCGGACGCGCTGTCAATGTTCATGCTCGCCGGTCCCCTTCTGGTGCTGTTCTTTGCCGCGATCGGACTCTGCATGCTGAACGACAAACGGCGGGCCCGCCGTCAGGCGAAGGTCACCGCTGAGACGGAAGCCACGGCCGACGTCGCCACACCTGCCTCCGATCTGGAGAATCTGTAG